Proteins encoded by one window of Xylella fastidiosa:
- the pstB gene encoding phosphate ABC transporter ATP-binding protein PstB produces the protein MNDLHNALPIQRIAITASANAPLTTTPVKIATRNLEFYYGTFQALKQINLEIPEKRVTALIGPSGCGKSTLLRIFNRIYALYPKLEARGEVFLDGENILSPKYSINRLRSKVGMVFQKPVPFPMTIYENVAYGIRHHEVMCKSQMNDRVEQALQQSALWEEVKDKLNQNALGLSGGQQQRLCIARAVALTPSVLLLDEPTSALDPISTSRIEQLIEELKTKYTIVIVTHNMQQAARVSDYTGFMYLGDLIEHDRTETIFSRPSKQQTEDYITGRFG, from the coding sequence ATGAATGACCTCCACAACGCATTGCCGATACAACGCATTGCCATCACGGCCTCTGCAAATGCGCCACTTACGACAACCCCAGTCAAAATTGCTACACGTAACCTTGAGTTCTACTACGGTACGTTCCAGGCACTAAAGCAAATTAATTTGGAAATTCCTGAAAAGCGTGTAACTGCCCTGATTGGCCCATCAGGATGTGGGAAGTCGACGCTACTACGCATTTTCAACCGGATCTATGCGCTATATCCAAAACTGGAGGCACGCGGCGAGGTGTTCTTAGACGGCGAAAATATCCTATCGCCGAAATACTCGATAAACCGGCTGCGCAGCAAGGTAGGCATGGTGTTTCAAAAACCTGTGCCATTCCCCATGACAATTTATGAGAATGTTGCCTACGGCATCCGTCACCATGAGGTGATGTGCAAAAGTCAAATGAATGACCGCGTCGAGCAAGCATTACAACAAAGTGCTTTGTGGGAAGAGGTCAAGGACAAGTTGAATCAAAATGCACTGGGCCTGTCCGGGGGCCAACAACAACGGCTATGCATCGCACGCGCAGTCGCACTAACACCATCGGTACTACTGCTTGATGAACCGACTTCAGCATTAGACCCGATCTCAACCAGTCGCATAGAACAGCTGATTGAGGAACTAAAAACCAAATACACCATCGTGATCGTCACCCACAACATGCAACAAGCTGCGCGCGTATCCGATTACACTGGCTTCATGTATCTAGGCGACCTGATCGAGCACGACCGCACCGAAACCATCTTTTCACGGCCATCCAAACAACAGACCGAAGACTACATCACTGGTCGATTCGGCTAA
- the pstA gene encoding phosphate ABC transporter permease PstA has product MSTASQHLYKRRRLINAAAITISCIAALFGLFFLIWILWTLISKGLPGIDLDLFTKITPPPMQKGGLANAFLGSAIMCLLAIVIGTPVGIAAGTWLAEYGNTSQTSTVVRFVNDILLSAPSIVLGLFVYTLYVMHTGGHFSAFSGALALVFIVLPIVVRTTDEMLRLVPGQMREAALSLGIPQWKMITQVLYRSASAGILTGILLALARISGETAPLLFTAFGNQYWSSNIFQPIASLPLVMNQFASSPYKSWQLLAWSGALVLTVFVLLVSLGARALLLRNKIPNT; this is encoded by the coding sequence ATGTCCACAGCATCGCAACATCTGTACAAGCGCCGCCGACTGATCAATGCTGCCGCCATCACGATCTCTTGTATCGCCGCACTGTTCGGCCTTTTCTTCCTTATTTGGATTTTGTGGACTCTCATCAGTAAAGGACTCCCCGGGATCGATCTAGATTTATTCACTAAAATAACACCGCCACCCATGCAGAAAGGTGGCCTAGCTAATGCGTTCTTAGGTAGTGCAATCATGTGCCTGCTTGCAATCGTCATCGGTACACCTGTAGGCATCGCTGCCGGCACTTGGTTGGCTGAATATGGCAACACATCCCAAACAAGCACAGTCGTTCGCTTCGTAAACGACATCCTACTGTCAGCGCCATCCATCGTGCTCGGCCTGTTTGTCTACACTCTCTACGTGATGCACACCGGCGGGCACTTCTCCGCATTTTCTGGTGCCCTGGCACTAGTTTTCATCGTACTTCCGATCGTCGTACGCACCACCGATGAGATGCTGCGTTTGGTACCAGGACAAATGCGTGAAGCAGCACTATCACTAGGTATCCCACAATGGAAGATGATCACACAAGTGTTATACCGCAGCGCATCGGCCGGCATTCTCACTGGCATTCTGCTAGCACTGGCACGTATCAGTGGTGAAACCGCACCTCTACTCTTTACAGCCTTTGGCAATCAATATTGGAGCAGCAATATCTTCCAGCCCATTGCCTCGTTGCCCCTGGTGATGAACCAATTCGCCAGCAGCCCATACAAATCCTGGCAATTATTGGCATGGTCTGGTGCATTGGTACTCACGGTATTCGTTCTTCTGGTTAGCCTGGGTGCACGTGCACTATTGCTGCGCAACAAGATACCCAACACATGA
- the pstC gene encoding phosphate ABC transporter permease subunit PstC, whose protein sequence is MTSTLIPKETSTPGGRDLRDARADYFFKLLLTAAVAFVLIALVSAALSMLWGGRQALQLQGVSFFYSTEWNPVENKYGALTPIYGTIVTALIAMLIAMPVSLGIAFFLTEVAPRWLRTPIGTAIELLAGIPSIIYGMWGLFVLVPVMTDYITPFLNDHIGTLPLIGTLFQGPPLGIGTLTAGFVLAIMVIPFISSMMREVFLTVPTQLKESAYALGSTKWEVSWNIVLPYTRSAVIGGMFLGLGRALGETMAVAFVIGNSVRLSPSLLTPGTTIAALIANDFGEATETYRSALLLLGFVLFIVTFAVLVIARLMLLRLSRKEGN, encoded by the coding sequence ATGACTTCGACTCTCATTCCAAAGGAGACTTCTACTCCTGGTGGACGTGATCTGCGCGATGCAAGAGCCGATTATTTTTTTAAGCTATTGCTGACCGCCGCTGTCGCCTTCGTTTTAATCGCTTTAGTCAGTGCAGCGCTATCTATGCTGTGGGGAGGACGCCAAGCACTGCAACTGCAAGGCGTCAGCTTTTTCTATAGCACGGAATGGAACCCCGTAGAAAACAAATACGGGGCATTGACGCCGATCTACGGCACCATCGTCACTGCACTGATTGCGATGCTGATCGCCATGCCCGTGAGCTTGGGGATCGCTTTTTTCCTCACCGAAGTCGCACCGCGTTGGCTTCGCACACCCATTGGCACTGCAATCGAGTTATTGGCTGGTATCCCATCAATTATCTACGGCATGTGGGGCCTGTTTGTACTCGTACCGGTGATGACCGACTACATCACCCCGTTCCTTAATGATCACATCGGCACGCTGCCACTGATCGGCACGCTGTTTCAAGGACCACCGCTCGGAATCGGCACGCTGACCGCTGGCTTTGTGTTGGCAATCATGGTGATTCCCTTCATCTCCTCAATGATGCGCGAGGTGTTCCTGACTGTACCGACGCAACTGAAGGAGTCAGCATACGCACTGGGTTCAACCAAGTGGGAGGTGAGTTGGAACATTGTACTTCCCTACACTAGATCAGCAGTCATCGGTGGCATGTTTCTCGGCCTAGGCCGTGCACTCGGCGAAACCATGGCGGTCGCTTTCGTCATCGGCAACAGCGTACGTTTATCCCCTTCGTTGCTGACACCAGGAACCACAATTGCTGCACTGATTGCTAACGATTTCGGCGAGGCCACAGAAACTTACCGTTCGGCATTGCTCTTGCTCGGCTTCGTACTTTTTATCGTTACCTTCGCCGTATTGGTGATCGCTCGCCTCATGTTACTGCGTCTATCACGAAAGGAGGGCAACTGA
- the pstS gene encoding phosphate ABC transporter substrate-binding protein PstS, with protein sequence MKVHFAGFTLLCLCTAVTITGCKPSNDNQSTGVSQDANSTTPPSAEQTKSVKISGAGASFIYPLISQWSADYNAATGNKINYQSIGSGGGIAQIKAATIDFGSSDKPLDSSELTKAGLGQFPSAIGGVVPVVNLDNIEPGKLRLTGPLLADIFLGKISKWNDAAIISANPGLHLPDTKINIVHRSDGSGTTFNFSNYLSKVSAEWKQKVGEGTSVQWPGGVGGKGNEGVASYVQQIKGSIGYVELAYALQNKMSYTALQNAAGQWVQPSAESFAAAASNADWSNAKDFNLVITNATGEGAWPITATNFILMPKQTKDAAQRKATLDFFKWCFENGQKQANELHYVPLPPNLVKQIEAYWASEFK encoded by the coding sequence ATGAAAGTACATTTTGCTGGTTTCACTCTCCTTTGTTTATGCACTGCCGTAACAATCACCGGCTGTAAACCTTCCAACGATAACCAGTCAACAGGCGTCAGTCAGGATGCGAACAGTACGACGCCCCCCTCTGCCGAGCAAACCAAGAGTGTGAAGATTTCAGGCGCAGGTGCCTCATTTATATATCCACTGATCTCGCAATGGTCAGCCGACTACAACGCCGCCACTGGCAATAAAATTAACTATCAGTCAATCGGCTCAGGCGGTGGTATTGCCCAAATCAAAGCCGCCACAATCGATTTTGGTTCTTCTGACAAGCCACTTGACAGCAGCGAACTGACCAAAGCGGGTCTAGGGCAGTTTCCATCGGCCATAGGCGGCGTCGTGCCGGTGGTCAATCTAGACAACATCGAACCAGGCAAACTACGCCTTACAGGCCCCCTGCTTGCAGATATTTTCCTGGGGAAGATCAGTAAGTGGAATGACGCAGCAATCATCAGCGCCAATCCGGGGTTACATCTTCCCGACACTAAAATCAACATCGTGCATCGTTCCGATGGCTCTGGCACGACATTCAATTTCAGCAACTATCTATCAAAAGTCAGCGCGGAATGGAAACAGAAAGTGGGTGAAGGCACTTCAGTGCAGTGGCCCGGAGGCGTCGGCGGTAAAGGCAACGAAGGTGTAGCCTCATATGTTCAACAGATTAAAGGCTCGATCGGCTACGTTGAACTGGCGTATGCGCTTCAGAACAAAATGTCATATACAGCACTCCAGAACGCTGCTGGTCAATGGGTACAACCAAGCGCAGAAAGCTTTGCAGCCGCCGCATCCAACGCAGACTGGAGCAATGCAAAGGATTTCAATTTGGTCATCACCAACGCTACTGGGGAAGGCGCTTGGCCAATCACAGCCACAAACTTTATATTGATGCCCAAGCAAACTAAGGATGCAGCGCAAAGAAAAGCCACTCTAGACTTCTTCAAGTGGTGCTTTGAAAATGGGCAGAAACAAGCCAATGAATTACACTACGTGCCATTGCCACCAAATCTGGTGAAGCAAATCGAAGCTTATTGGGCAAGCGAATTCAAGTAA